The following is a genomic window from Sutcliffiella horikoshii.
TACTAACGATACGTTTGCTGCTTTCATCATTGCGTCTGCTGCTTCGATTGCACCTACTAGACCTTTTGTTTCAATCATTCCTAATGCGTTGCTCATTTATATTTCCTCCATTCGTTTTACGTTGTAATAGTCGATGATTCCAAGTATCCCAGCATCCGATGGGACGAGGTCTTTGTTCAATGGCAGAGAGGATTCCCTGCTTTTAGCAAGATAAACAATGTCCCCTTCTCCCGATTGACCGATTGTGTCAATAGCAACAAGTGGTTTGCCTTTATCCTGCAACTGATCATCTACTGGTTGGACGATTAACAGCTTCAACCCTTTCAGGTTCTCGTCTTTATGGGTACAGATCATATTTCCAATCACTTTTGCTACGAACATGTTTTAAACCTGCTTTCAGCGTTTGAGAAAACGACTTTCGATTTCCATCACTTTTGTGACGCGACGGTCATGGCGGCCACCTGCAAATTCGGTTTCCAGCCATTTTTTCACCAATTGTTTGGCAAGGCCTTCCCCCATGAACTGGCCACCGATGGATAAGACGTTAGCGTTATTGTGTTCCCGGCTGTTAATGACGGATGACAGGTCCCAGCATACTGCTCCTCGGACACCTGGTATCTTATTCAATACCATGCCGCTACCGACGCCAACACCATCGATCATGATGCCGACATAATCTGTATTCGTCGCGACGCACTCCCCTACAAGGAATGCGATATCTGGATAATCCACCGATTCTTTCGCTTTACAGCCGAAATCAAGGTATTCATATCCAAGCTCCGTCAAATAGCTTTTTAAAGCTTCTTTTAGCTCGTATCCACCATGGTCGCTACCAATTGCAATTTTTTTCATTTTCTACGCTCCTTTGGCAAATACAGCGATTATTTTCTGAAAAGAATCTACCTGCAAGCTCGCACCGCCGACAAGTACTCCATCAATGTCGATCATGGCAGAGAACTCTTGTGCATTGTTTTCATTTACAGATCCTCCATATAAAATGCTGACATTCTCTGCGTTCTGTTCATCGAGATGAGCGACAACGGCCCGGATGTATGCATGGATTCGCTGTGCCTCTTCCGCTGTAGCGGATTCCCCGGTTCCGATTGCCCAAACCGGCTC
Proteins encoded in this region:
- a CDS encoding EutN/CcmL family microcompartment protein; translated protein: MFVAKVIGNMICTHKDENLKGLKLLIVQPVDDQLQDKGKPLVAIDTIGQSGEGDIVYLAKSRESSLPLNKDLVPSDAGILGIIDYYNVKRMEEI
- a CDS encoding RpiB/LacA/LacB family sugar-phosphate isomerase, whose amino-acid sequence is MKKIAIGSDHGGYELKEALKSYLTELGYEYLDFGCKAKESVDYPDIAFLVGECVATNTDYVGIMIDGVGVGSGMVLNKIPGVRGAVCWDLSSVINSREHNNANVLSIGGQFMGEGLAKQLVKKWLETEFAGGRHDRRVTKVMEIESRFLKR